The DNA window TGAAGTGGTGGTCGATGACTTTGACCCTAAAATAGAAGATCCCCAATTAATTAAAGGACTATTAGCAAATGGTGTGGATAAAAACTATAATAAAAAAATAAGTACTTGGGAACTTAAAAATTTTAATGGCATAATGAATCTTAAAAATTATGGAATTAAAAATCTTAAAGGGCTTAGGTATTTGAAAAATACTCGTCACCTATATTTATCAAATAATAAAATTGAAGACATTACAGAAATAAAACATTTAAACCAGTTACGGTCACTTTTTTTAGAGTTTAATGAAATACAGACAGCAAATTTATCAGATTTTACTGAGTTGACTTCTTTAAATTTATCTTTTAATAAATTAGAATCTTTATCCTTAAATAATATGAATTCACTCAAGCAACTATATCTAACTAATAATGATTTGACAAACATAAATGGGTTATCTACTCTAAGTAGACTTGATTCACTTGTTATTGATGGAAATTCATTTACTAACATTGATTTTTTAGCATACAATCAATCGATAAATAAGCTATATATTGCTGATAACCCAATACGGTCTTATGCTCCTTTGAAGACAATGAGTAGACTTAATCGTATTTATATTTCCAAAAGTCAAAGGGAATTAGTTGAAAAATTAAAGCTTAAAGCTGTTATTCCTAAATAGGCAAAATTGATTTTGTGTTGTATAAACTTATATTATTAATAAGCTGTTTTATGGTAACAATACAATATATTTTTAAATCAAATTACATATTGTTATTTATTTAGTGAGGGTTATATATAATATAAGCCAGTTCTTTGTAAGATTATCTAAAGAACTGGCTTAATAGTTTTCATTTATTAATAGTTAATATATAATTATACTTATTAGCATGT is part of the Abyssisolibacter fermentans genome and encodes:
- a CDS encoding leucine-rich repeat domain-containing protein: EVVVDDFDPKIEDPQLIKGLLANGVDKNYNKKISTWELKNFNGIMNLKNYGIKNLKGLRYLKNTRHLYLSNNKIEDITEIKHLNQLRSLFLEFNEIQTANLSDFTELTSLNLSFNKLESLSLNNMNSLKQLYLTNNDLTNINGLSTLSRLDSLVIDGNSFTNIDFLAYNQSINKLYIADNPIRSYAPLKTMSRLNRIYISKSQRELVEKLKLKAVIPK